The Myxococcus fulvus sequence CTCGGGGCCCTCGGCATCCGCGCACAGACGAACGACACCGCGTCCTTGTACCGCGCCACCTCCGGCATCGACTCCAGGAGCGCGGTGACGCCCAGGTAGCCCCCGTCCTTGCTGAGCGCGGCCACCGACTCCAGGAAGTGCGCGTGGCAGACACCGTGGTGCCGGTCCACGCCGAAGCCCAGACACACCACCAGCTTCGTCATCTCCGGCAGCGCGTGCACCGCGCCCAGGCTGGAGATGTCCTCCACCGGCGTGCCCAGCCCGACTTCATCCCCGCGCATCAGGATGTCCGTGCCCCCATCCACCAGCACCACCGCGTCGAACCCGAGCCGCGCGTGCAGGGACGCATACGCCTCCCGCACCGGCGCCATGCCGCCCCGGTCCAGGCAGTAGAGGGACACCTCCTCCCCCTGACGCGCGAACCAGCGCGCCAGCCACCCCTCCGGGAAGTAGTGCTCCGGCCCCGCCGTGGTGGCGTCCACGCGGACCACCCCTGGCGCGGTCCACTCGCCCTGCACGCCCTCCAGCCGGGTGAAGCTCATGTTGGCCAGCGAGACCGTCTTGCCCTGCGCGCGCAGCCGGA is a genomic window containing:
- a CDS encoding DUF1152 domain-containing protein, producing the protein MDLCTSPLFERLASARHVLIAGGGGGFDVFSGLPLYFRLRAQGKTVSLANMSFTRLEGVQGEWTAPGVVRVDATTAGPEHYFPEGWLARWFARQGEEVSLYCLDRGGMAPVREAYASLHARLGFDAVVLVDGGTDILMRGDEVGLGTPVEDISSLGAVHALPEMTKLVVCLGFGVDRHHGVCHAHFLESVAALSKDGGYLGVTALLESMPEVARYKDAVSFVCARMPRAPSIVSLSVVSALEGEYGDVHRTVRTQGSTLWINPLMSMYWAFDLSAVARRCLYLEALADTRTPWEMSLVIEKFREERPIRPWMDIPV